ACCGCCGACCGGCTGATTACAAATCAGCTGCTCTACCAACTGAGCTACATCGGCACTCATTTTGCTTATAAAGCGGCTGCAAAAATAAAGAAGATTTTTAATTCTACAAGTGATTTTTACAATATCCTTAGATAAATTTTTAGCCCAATTTCTATCTCGTTATTAATCAATATTTAGGGAGGAAAAATAATTTATATGGACATAAAAAAAGCTTCTAACTAAAATAAGTTAGAAGCTTGTATCTGGAGCGGGAGACCGGGCTCGAACCGGCCACCTAAAGCTTGGAAGGCTTTCGCTCTACCAAATGAGCTACTCCCGCTAAGGTTTGTGGGGGGAGGAGGATTCGAACCTCCGAAGGCTTAGCCAACAGATTTACAGTCTGCCCCATTTGACCGCTCTGGAATCCCCCCAACAATTTATTCTCAATCTTTTAAAAGAACGAGCCGATGAACGGACTCGAACCGCCGACCGGCTGATTACAAATCAGCTGCTCTACCAACTGAGCTACATCGGCGCTCATTTTGCTTTTAAAGCGGGTGCAAAAGTATATAAGATTTTCAAATCTGCAAGCTTTTTTCGAAAAAACGTCAAACTTTTTATTTTTTTTATTTTTCGCTCGGATATTTTGCAAAAAAAACTACTTTTGCACTTCTAAAATAAAAATGAAAATGGCACAACAAAAAAATACTAAAGATCTTACAGAAGAAAGATTTGAAGCAGTAGAAGAAGCTTTGACCAGATCGGAACAAATCATTGAGAAACATCAGAAAACTATTCTTACTGTTATTGGAATCATAGTAGTGATAGTAGTTGCATACTTTGGTTTTGATAAATATTACTTACAACCATTAGAAGAAGATGCTCAAATTGAAATAGCGAGTGCAGAAACGTATTTTGCTCAAGACTCTTTGAATCTTGCATTAAATGGAGATGGTGCTCATTTAGGCTTTCTAGATATTATTTCTGATTACGGAATGACTAAAAGTGCTAATCTATCTCATTATTACGCTGGTGTCTGTTATTTGAAGCTAGGACAGTACGAAGATGCTATTACTTACCTTAAGGGATTTTCTGCTAACGATCAAGTTGTTGCTCCAATGGCAATGGGTGCAATTGGTGATGCATATATGGAGTTAGGCGATACTGATAAGGCTATTAATTATTATTTAGATGCAGCAAATCAAAAAATAAATGAGTTTACCTCTCCTGTATTTCTTCAGAAAGCTGCTTTAGCTTATGAGAGCAAAGGTGATTTTGCTAAAGCTTTGGGCTTGCATGAAAGAATAAAACAAGAATTTTCTAAAACTACTGAAGGTAGACAAGCTGATAAATACATTGCATATTTGAAAGGAAAACAAAATAAATAGTTTATAACTATTCCATAAAAAATACCTGAACTTTTAAGTTCAGGTATTTTTTTTATGTGTTATTTTTGCACTTACAAAATGAATGAGGATGAAAGATAAACTTAGAATAATATTTATGGGAACGCCCGAATTTGCTGTGGCTAGTTTAGATGCATTGGTGCAAGCAGATTGCAATATTGTTGGAGTGGTAACTATTCCCGATAAACTGGCTGGTAGAGGAAAGAAATTACAAATGTCCGAAGTGAAGAGATATGCATTGGAGAATAAATTACCACTTTTGACACCTTTAAAGCTAAAAGATCCTGTATTTTTAGAAGAACTAAGATCCCTGCAAGCCGATTTGCAAATAGTTGTGGCTTTTAGAATGCTGCCAGAAGTGGTATGGGCTATGCCTCCTCAAGGAACATTTAATTTGCATGGTTCCATGTTGCCACAATATAGGGGAGCAGCTCCTATTAATCATGCTATCATTAATGGTGAAACAGAGACAGGAGTCACTACTTTCTTTTTAGATCATGAAATAGATACTGGAAAAGTTATCGAACAAAGATCTTGTGTTATTAATGAATCGGATTCAGCAGGGGATGTGCATGACCGACTAATGGCTTTAGGAGCAACGCTCGTTGTTGATACTGTGAAAATGATAGCAGAGGGTGGTGTGTTAACAAAGGTTCAGGAGGAATTAGGAAAGGAGCAAAATATCAAACATGCTCCTAAAATATTCAAAGAGGATGGTTTGCTTCATTGGAATAAAAATGCTGCGACAATATATAATAAAGTTAGAGGATTAAGTCCTTATCCCACAGCTTGGACTTGGTTGGAAGGATTGGCTGGTGGTAATCGCTTAAGTATGAAAATTTATGCAGTTTCAAAAACTGAAATATTAAGCCAATTTTCGCCTGGTTCTTTGAGTTTGGAAAACGGTAAAAAGTTGTTGGTTCATACAGATGATTTTTGTTTGGAAGTCTCGGAATTGCAGCTTCAGGGTAAAAAGAGAATGAAAGCTGCGGATTTTTTACGAGGGTTTTCTTTTGATGAAAACATGAGGTTTTCGGTGTGATCGACGTGCTGTATGACCTATGTTTATTCACAAAAACACCGTTTTTATTAACAAAAGTGAATAAATATGGCTTTTTTTAGCGAAATACTTCTGTAACACTTGCATTTCTAGTATTTTCAGTTATATTTGCATGAATGAAAATCAAATGTGTTAATTAAAATCTTACGAAATGAACAAAGCAGAATTAATTGAAGCAATGGCTAATGAATCAGGTTTAACAAAAGCTGACGCAAAAAAAGCTCTAGATGCATTTATTAAAGCAACAAGCGACTCTTTAGGAAAAGGTGAAAGAGTAGCATTAGTTGGATTTGGATCTTTCTCTGTATCAATGAGAGAAGCTCGCAAAGGAAGAAACCCTCAAACAGGAGCAGAAATTACAATTGCAGCTAAAAAAGTTATCAAGTTTAAACCAGGTAATGAATTAGCAGAAGGCGTAAAGTAAAAAAATTTACATTTTGCTTGAAGTATAAAAGGCTCTGTGTTCATCACAGAGCTTTTTTATTTATATTTACCAACCAATTTTTATTATTATGATGCAAAAAGAAGAAGAAGGTAATAAAAGCTCTAAGCTCAAGACCATAGTAATTGCTTTGTTTACCATTGAACAGATCATTATTATTTATATTATCGCGACTCGTAAAGGGACTTCAGTTATTGATTGGTTTTCTAATCTTTTCTAGAATCTCTAAAGTCGTTTCGTTTTTAAGTGGGATAATGTTGATAAGGAATCAAAGCGTCTTCCTCAGTATAATAAATGCCTTCTATAGAACTGTCTTCTATATATTTCTTAGGTGATTTAGACTAATCTAAATCTTCTATCCAATAACCATCTTTTGTACAGCCCGCATTTTTTAGTTGAATCCCATCAACAGAATGATGAATGCCCATAAGCTTGAATAGCTTTCCTGACCCATTCATAGATAAATGATTAAATTTATTTGAACTAGCTCTATTTTTAAAGATATCTAGGCCGACTATCGGATAGGCTCCGCTGATGAAAACAAGGTGTAGGATTTCTACTTTATTGTCATTATGTTGAAAAGACTTTGTATTCTATAAATGAGAAATATGAATGCACAGCTTCCTCTTTAATACATTTTTTCCATTCGAGTCATTATCCTAATGATATAGTCATGAGAAGCTTTGTCTGTTATTCCAGTATAGGCCTCTGTTCAGTAATTATGCAGAAAGTAGTGTGCGATTTAAAACAAGTAAATAGAACCTTTCCTATTAAACCTTTGGCTAATTCAATAACATCTTCATATTGAAATTATTCAGGTTGCAGGATTATTATTAGAACATATATCCAAGGCCTATAGTAAAAGTTAGGTTTTGATATTCAATATCCATATTTACATATTCTTCATCCTGTGTAAAAGGATTTAATGTTTTAATATTATCCTTAACTATTTTGCTTCCAATATAGTCACCGTTAAGCTGTAAGAATTTATTACCACCAAATTTATATTTTATTCCCAAGCCAATATCATAAGCAAATCCACCAGCACTGTACTTTTGTCTTACAAAAGCTTCGTCATTACCAAGGTCTTCTTCAGTTTCATAAATGTAATATCTAATTTGTGGTGCAAATAAAACCATATAGCCAGCCATTATTCTGGCATCAATATATAAGTCTTGAATAGGTAATACAAAATAAGCGCCAGCCATAAGGCCTCCGTTTCCCCATCCTTTTGAAGAAGCTAATACACTTAAATTCGCTTCGTCTTTTTGTAATATTTCTGTCATGGCATCAGAATAGGTGCCATTGTCTGTTTTATTGGTTCCTCCAATTATTCTACCTGCAAACCCAGCATAATAGCCCAAACGATAACTGGCTGAAAAATCAAAGGCCAAACCTGTTTTCGCGAATTGACCTTGACTAATAAGTTCATTATTTTCATCGATAATATATTCGTTGCTTGCGAAATCTCCTAAAGGACTACTCATTCCTATGGATAAACCGAGCATTAATTCATTTTTTTGAGAAAAGGATAATAAAGGTAGAATTGCGATTATAAGGATAATTAGTTTTTTCATCTTAAATAGTTTAGAATTTTCAGCAAATATAGGTATTCTGGGGATTATTTAGAACTTGTTTTTACACCCAATACAAATGATGTTCTAAGTCTTCACGGATTTTACCATTATCCTGTAACCACTGTATTGCATTTAGTAATTTGTCGACCTCATCACTTTCCACCGCGAAAATCAATTCATCTAACTGTACCGGTGTGTTTTTAAGAATGGGTTTAATCAGTTCAACTATGTTATCGAATTCTAACTTGCTGAGTTGTGTTTTGTTACGTTCTAGGCAGACATCACAAAATCCACATCGTTTGCTATTGACTTCTCCAAAATAGGATAGAAGTATCTGACTTCTACATTTATGATTGCTATCGACATACTTGGTTATGGCTTTTAGTCTTGATGCTGCTGATTTTTTTCTTAGCTCATAATTTTCAGGAGAGAAATATAGGTCGGTATTCTTTAGTCTTTCCGATATATAAGTGATTTGGGGTTGATTGTTTTCGGGTTCATAATCCAACACTCCGAGTTTCTTCAACATTTTAAAAGAAGACTGTAATTGTTCTTTAGTAATGTTGAAAGTATTCATAATCTGAACTTCATTTATTTTGGTATGAAGTTGAAATAATCCAGAATAGGTACGAAGTAGGAATTTGATGAGGTTGTCATATTTGGGAAAATCTACTTGAAAGCGATATAGGTCGCCACCTTCTAAAAGCATTTTTATTCTAGAGGGTTTGTACATGGCTTCGTTCATCATGATAATCCCAGTTTTTTCAAGAATTTTAATGCTGTTAAAGGCAATCAATGGTGAAATATTGTACTGTCTTGAAAATTGAGCCAAATCAAAATTGAAACTCTGGCCGGCTCCACTTCCAACCGCTAATTGTAAATAGTTTCCAAGAGCTTGATATATTTTTTTGATGGTATCAATGGGAGGGAAGCTTGTCTCAAAGTTCCGTTTCAAATTAAGTAAGTCAGCATTTTCCCATAAAATAACAGAAAATGCTTTTTTTCCATCTCTCCCCCCTCTTCCAGCTTCTTGGAAATAGGCTTCGGGATTGTCAGGAATATCAAGATGTGCCACAAATCGTACATTATCTTTGTCAATACCCATTCCAAAAGCATTGGTAGAAACCATGATTCTGATGCGGCCTTCCATCCATTCTTTTTGTCGGTGATCTCTTTGTCTGGAATCGAGGCCAGCATGATAATAAGAAGCGCTTATATTTTCTTTTTGTAAAAACTCAGCAATCTCTTTAGTTTTCTTTCTATTTCTGGCATATACAACTCCCGAACCTTGTTGCTTTTTAGCCATCTTTAATAATACTTCGAGTTTGTTTTCTTCTTTACTTACAAAATAAACTAAGTTTTTGCGTGCGAAACTATTTGAAAAGAAATTGGCATTTTTAAACGCTAGTTTAGCTTGAATATCTTCAGCAACCTTAATGGTTGCCGTTGCTGTCAATGCAATAACAGGCACTTTAGGGAAATAATGCCTGATTTCACTGATTCTTAAATAGGGAGGACGGAAATCATAACCCCATTGACTAACGCAATGTGCTTCATCAACAGCAATTAAATTAACTCTTAACTGATTTAATGTTTCTAAGAATTTATTAGAAATCAATCTTTCAGGAGAAAGATAAAGAAATTTCGCATCACCATGAGTACATCTATTAATAGCAAGTTCGTGTTCTCTTATATTTAGTCCAGAATAAAGAGCTACGGCAGGAATCCCTCTTTTCTTTAGGTTCTCAACCTGATCTTTCATTAAAGCAATCAAAGGTGTCACCACGATAGTAATTCCTTCCATCAATAAACCAGGGATTTGATAGCAAATACTCTTTCCTCCTCCTGTTGGAAGTAGGGCGAGGGTGTCATGACCATCTAGCACAGATTGGATTATTTCCTCCTGTTTGGGTCTGAAATTGGCATGCCCCCAATATTTAATTAGTATTTGTCTACTTGCTTGCATGAATTAAAGGTACTAATTTTGCGTTAAATAGCGAAATGAACAATTGAATGGGAATTTTTTTGTTCATTGCGCTTTATTTTGAAAACCAAAAATACTAAAAATAAAATTTGAAACCGATATTAAATATTGCACTATTGGCTCACGTAGATGCAGGTAAAACTAGTTTAACCGAGCAGTTACTATTTCATACAGGTGTTTTGAAATCTGTCGGACAAGTGGATAAAGGAACTTCCGTTTCCGATTTTCTGAATGTGGAGAAAGAGCGTGGAATAAGTGTGATGGCTTCACATATGAGTTTGGAATATAAGAAGCATCAGATTAATATAATAGATACCCCTGGTCATGCGGATTTTATCTCGGAAGTAGAAAAGAGTTTATTGGCCGTGGATATGGTGGTTTTAGTAATCTCGGCTTACGAAGGTGTGCAGGCTCAAACCCGAATCATCTGGAAATTACTTAAGAAGCTGGGCTTGCCTGTTTTTTTTGTGGTGAATAAAATGGATAAAGAGGATTTTTATCACGAAGACCTCCTCAAAGAAATCCAGGAAGAACTATCTTCTTCTGCGGTCGCTGTTCAGAAAGTTGAAGCAAAGGATGATATTATAGTTTTAAAGAATTCATCTAATGAAGATTTAATTGAAATAATAGCGGAGAACAATGATGCAATTTTGGAATTGTTTGTATCGGGAGAGAATATTGATGAAGGATTGTTACAGAAGGCTTATTTTGAACAGATAGAGAAAGCACTTATTTTTCCTGTATTATTTGCATCTGCCAAAGTAGGACTTGGCATAAAATTACTATTGGAGCATTTAGTTGAATTTAATAAGTCGAGAAATAATAAGAGTTCAGAAGAATTAGAAGCTATTATTTTCAAAATCTCTCAAGACTCGCAACTGGGGACGCTAGCGCATGTTCGATTGTTTTCTGGAAAAATGGCCAAAAAACAATTAGTTTATAATCAGAGATTAGCAGAGGAGCAAAAAGTAAATCAGCTTAAAAGTGTGTTTAGTCAAAAACTAAAAGATATAGAGGAGGCTAGGGCAGGCGATATTATTGCAATAGCTGGATTTTCTAATGTTCAAATTGGCGATGTTCTTGGAAAGAATAAGTCCACAAGAAGTTTGGGTTTTAATACGGTTCCCATTCTTAGGACTCAGGTAAAAGCAATTGAGAAGCAAGATTATTTTAACCTTTCAGAAGCTTTGACACAATTGAATCTAGAAGATCCCTTATTAGATTTTCAATGGTTTAGAGAGGAAGAGGAATTCCATTTGAAAATTAATGGTGCCATTCAGATAGAGATTTTAGAGCAGCTTATGCAGGATCGATTTCAACTAAATGTGGAGTTTGATACGCCATCTGTTATTTATAAAGAAACGATTGCGTCAGAAGCTTATGGTTATGATGCTTATACCATGCCAAAACCCTGTTGGGCAGTGGTGAAATTTCAATTAGTACCAGGGGAGCTAGGAAGTGG
The sequence above is a segment of the Lentimicrobium sp. L6 genome. Coding sequences within it:
- a CDS encoding tol-pal system YbgF family protein; this translates as MAQQKNTKDLTEERFEAVEEALTRSEQIIEKHQKTILTVIGIIVVIVVAYFGFDKYYLQPLEEDAQIEIASAETYFAQDSLNLALNGDGAHLGFLDIISDYGMTKSANLSHYYAGVCYLKLGQYEDAITYLKGFSANDQVVAPMAMGAIGDAYMELGDTDKAINYYLDAANQKINEFTSPVFLQKAALAYESKGDFAKALGLHERIKQEFSKTTEGRQADKYIAYLKGKQNK
- the fmt gene encoding methionyl-tRNA formyltransferase, translated to MRMKDKLRIIFMGTPEFAVASLDALVQADCNIVGVVTIPDKLAGRGKKLQMSEVKRYALENKLPLLTPLKLKDPVFLEELRSLQADLQIVVAFRMLPEVVWAMPPQGTFNLHGSMLPQYRGAAPINHAIINGETETGVTTFFLDHEIDTGKVIEQRSCVINESDSAGDVHDRLMALGATLVVDTVKMIAEGGVLTKVQEELGKEQNIKHAPKIFKEDGLLHWNKNAATIYNKVRGLSPYPTAWTWLEGLAGGNRLSMKIYAVSKTEILSQFSPGSLSLENGKKLLVHTDDFCLEVSELQLQGKKRMKAADFLRGFSFDENMRFSV
- a CDS encoding HU family DNA-binding protein, with product MNKAELIEAMANESGLTKADAKKALDAFIKATSDSLGKGERVALVGFGSFSVSMREARKGRNPQTGAEITIAAKKVIKFKPGNELAEGVK
- a CDS encoding outer membrane beta-barrel protein, which produces MKKLIILIIAILPLLSFSQKNELMLGLSIGMSSPLGDFASNEYIIDENNELISQGQFAKTGLAFDFSASYRLGYYAGFAGRIIGGTNKTDNGTYSDAMTEILQKDEANLSVLASSKGWGNGGLMAGAYFVLPIQDLYIDARIMAGYMVLFAPQIRYYIYETEEDLGNDEAFVRQKYSAGGFAYDIGLGIKYKFGGNKFLQLNGDYIGSKIVKDNIKTLNPFTQDEEYVNMDIEYQNLTFTIGLGYMF
- a CDS encoding ATP-dependent DNA helicase RecQ; protein product: MQASRQILIKYWGHANFRPKQEEIIQSVLDGHDTLALLPTGGGKSICYQIPGLLMEGITIVVTPLIALMKDQVENLKKRGIPAVALYSGLNIREHELAINRCTHGDAKFLYLSPERLISNKFLETLNQLRVNLIAVDEAHCVSQWGYDFRPPYLRISEIRHYFPKVPVIALTATATIKVAEDIQAKLAFKNANFFSNSFARKNLVYFVSKEENKLEVLLKMAKKQQGSGVVYARNRKKTKEIAEFLQKENISASYYHAGLDSRQRDHRQKEWMEGRIRIMVSTNAFGMGIDKDNVRFVAHLDIPDNPEAYFQEAGRGGRDGKKAFSVILWENADLLNLKRNFETSFPPIDTIKKIYQALGNYLQLAVGSGAGQSFNFDLAQFSRQYNISPLIAFNSIKILEKTGIIMMNEAMYKPSRIKMLLEGGDLYRFQVDFPKYDNLIKFLLRTYSGLFQLHTKINEVQIMNTFNITKEQLQSSFKMLKKLGVLDYEPENNQPQITYISERLKNTDLYFSPENYELRKKSAASRLKAITKYVDSNHKCRSQILLSYFGEVNSKRCGFCDVCLERNKTQLSKLEFDNIVELIKPILKNTPVQLDELIFAVESDEVDKLLNAIQWLQDNGKIREDLEHHLYWV
- a CDS encoding translation factor GTPase family protein, which produces MKPILNIALLAHVDAGKTSLTEQLLFHTGVLKSVGQVDKGTSVSDFLNVEKERGISVMASHMSLEYKKHQINIIDTPGHADFISEVEKSLLAVDMVVLVISAYEGVQAQTRIIWKLLKKLGLPVFFVVNKMDKEDFYHEDLLKEIQEELSSSAVAVQKVEAKDDIIVLKNSSNEDLIEIIAENNDAILELFVSGENIDEGLLQKAYFEQIEKALIFPVLFASAKVGLGIKLLLEHLVEFNKSRNNKSSEELEAIIFKISQDSQLGTLAHVRLFSGKMAKKQLVYNQRLAEEQKVNQLKSVFSQKLKDIEEARAGDIIAIAGFSNVQIGDVLGKNKSTRSLGFNTVPILRTQVKAIEKQDYFNLSEALTQLNLEDPLLDFQWFREEEEFHLKINGAIQIEILEQLMQDRFQLNVEFDTPSVIYKETIASEAYGYDAYTMPKPCWAVVKFQLVPGELGSGVQYKSIVGVNDVLLKYQKEVERTITRSLEQGMKGWEVTDLKITLEEGAHHNIHSKAGDFVIVTPMAIMDGLKNAGSVLLEPMMKFSIEAPEESLGGITSDIMLMRGSFEQPRIENNQMKLEGIFPAATSMDYPIKLAAKTGGRGSLSMVFDHYEKVEDDLGVIREFKGINPLDRSKYILKARKAIQ